TTTCTGGGGAATTTGATACTCTAAGCGCACGAAGCTGCTTACCTAGACTTGGGCAGGGCCTCTGACGAGTGAAGCTTCTAAACGAGCATTTTCAGGCTGGCTCTGTTGTAAAGAGCGAATGCCAGACAGCACGTGGAGAGTATTCAGATCCTTCCAAACGGTCATTGTGAGcagtctattttatttaaaatgagtaACCGCTAACACAATGAATTGGGCTTTATCTGTGAGACTCCAGATTTTCTTACAAATCCGTTCACCTTTCCCCCGTGAGAGACTGAGGACTTGTCTGCTGCGTGGAGACGAGGAAGTCAGACCCAGGCGTCCAGCCCTGGGCTGCCGCTCCCCGCAGTGCCCTCCCGCGGGCACTTGGGCGACTCCGGCACCGCTTCACGGCTGCTGCTGCCCTCCCTGGGCGCCGCTGTCTCACTCTACGGCTCCTTGTCAGGGCGGTGGGCCTGATGTTTACAGGGCGGGGGGGGGCATCTCTGCTAAAGCAGAGCTGTGTTAAAAGGGACACGGGTGACCTTCGACAGACGGGTGACAGTGCCATCCATCATGGTTCCTTTTACTTGAGAGTCAAACGTACTTTGTTTACAGTGAAAGTTATGACTGTGGACCGTGAGGCCTGACCCTTGAGTCCTGAGCAGAGCTGCCAACAGCAGAGGGGCAGTGGCTTGTTTCTACAGGGGACGGTTGGGGCAGCCATACTGGAGGCCAGGCCTGCAttctcggcctcggcctcggccttgCCCGGGGTCGTCTGTTACTTGTCAGCCACAGGCAGGGACCACATGTTCTGCTTTCTGCAGCAGTGTGATGTCAGGACTTGAAGCCCAGTTCCTCTAAGAGTCTGGAACACAGAAGCTCTGGGACACGGCTGAGAAGGGTATCAGGGCTGTGGGGCACGGGGGCAGTGTGAGGCCTGGGCCAGGTGAGGCCGCGGACCCGGCGCCTCAGCCTCCCCAGAGCTGCCCTCGTGGTCAGCGCGCCTCCGAGCACTGCACACGCGGGGAAGTGCCCTGTTCCTGCCCGCGGTGTGGGGGTTCCTCTCAGAAACCTTGCCTGTTTCCTTGCTTGACGCCAAAAACATATTTCCTTCAAGTGCGAAGGAAACACCCTGGCAGAACTCTTAAAGCTTGCGTAAGAGATTCATTCTCCTCTGCTGGGCCTGCTACCACTTGCTACAACTCAAGTTAGTTCTTAATACTCGGAGAAGCTTCTCAGGAAGGAGCCTTCGCTGCTCATAGGAATGGCCTTTCTGAAACCTCGCTGTTCTTCTCTTTCCAGGATAAGAAGCTGGACAAGCAGTATGAGTCTCTGTCTCTGTTCCACCCCAGTGTGAGTATCTGACTCGAAAGAAACTATCGTTTTCAGTTGCGTTTTGAGACCTGCTAAGCCAGCGCCTTCACTGGCCGCCCCGGCGAGAGCTGTCGGCCTTTCTGGCTGCCCCTTCTTTGGCTGGTGGGATGTCATGTTGTAGCAGGAAGGATCTAGGTTGGATGTTAAGGTAAATTCTGTGACAGTGACAGTGAACTTGGATGAGATAGCAGAGGAGCGCCGCCCGCCCTCGCCACAACCCTGAGTGACTGGCTGTTCAGCACTTGGTGGGAGATCTAGTCTCTCGGGATCTTGACAGGGTTGTTTCTTATGAGTCCCTTTTGGGTCTTCAAATGGCGAGTCGTCCAGACGTTTGGAAGCTGTCTGAGTTGCTTCTGAGGTTGGGGCGTCTTACCTCATGCTCTCCATGTCACGGGGATCAGGGCGCCCATGGCGTGTGGCTGTCTGGTGGGGAAGGTTGGAGTGGGGGACCTGGGATTCATCGTTGGCTCCCTGTTTTTCCAGAACGTCGAGATGCTCAGCAGCATGGATTCAGCCTCGGTTCGCATCATCAAGCCCTTCCCTGcgccccagaccccaggccgcctgcagcccctgcaggccgcccccgccccgccctccggGCCTGCAGGGCCCGCGGCTCTGAAAGCGGACCACCAGCGGATGGACACCATCCAGGAGGACCCCAGCACGGACTCGCACGTGGACGAGGACGGCCTCGAGAAGGACCCCTTCCCAAGTAGCAGCACCGCCGCCAAGTCGTTTGAGGACCTCACGGACCACCCGGTCACCAGAAGCGAGAAGGCCTCGTCTTTCAAGCTGCAGCGGCAGAGCCGCGTGGACAGCAAGGAGACCGAGTGCTAGGTCAGGGCTGCGCGCGCGCTCTGAGGGAGCATGCGGAGCGTCCCTATAGATTTGACCTCAGATCACTGCATATATTTTGTGAAGAtttgggagaaagaaggaagtgaCTTCTCAGCAGATGCTGGTCATGTGTTTGGACTTCCTCTGCGTACGTAATACTTGCGTGGTTAGGCCCTTTTCCTTCTGGAGAGGTAAGGTGACTCTAGCTTGTTTTGAGGCTTTcaggttttagttttttttggtctttaaaaTATCCTTCAACCTGTGGTGCAAAAGCAGAAACTACAGCTGTATTAGGTTATGAGTATTTACGTTTTTGTAAATTAACCTTTTCTGTTGACAACAGCACTGACTAGGGAGACGGCCCGCTGTTTCATACACTGTACTCAGCTGGTGGCCCTAACGAGGCGGTTAGCAGCTTCTCGCGAGGATGACTGGAACACAGAATAGACTTATCTTTTTGCCTTCAAGTAAAGACAAAGGGTTATGAAACCAGgttacaccttctccaaaatgtgGGTTCTGCTGCTGAGTATGACCCAGGATTTTTAGCAGACGGGAGAATTAACACATCTAAATTTAGGAATATGTTGGGTCAATGTTTCTTTGTAAGtctaaatttttacatttctaattTTTAGAATTAAAGCAATCTAGCTTACAGTGAGGGTTACAAATTGCAGCCAGATGAATTCACAGAATCCTGCCCATTGTCTTGGGTCCTCATTAGCTGGGCGGCTCTTCTGTGTTCTGTAGGTATCTTCATGTATCTGATGCTGCTCTTAAACTCACCCTTCAGAAAACCTAAGCTACTTCAGAGTCAGAGTATGGTCACCTCTTCTCAAACGCTGGTGGCCAAGAGGGCACGTGAGACAGTTCTCGCCAAAAGAACAGGGTGTGGTGTGCCGGCCTGGGGCTTCATCCCCCACAGCTGATTCCTAAAACACCTTGGTGTTGACCCAAATTACTTCTTGCTTTAGTGCTTCAGGACGGTCTGCATTTACTGTGTGAAGGATGAAAACCATCAGACTGAATTCTGATTtccttttaaaagcttttttcccCTGCTAAGAGTACTGGAATGTGCTCACCAGCCAACACATCTTAACTGAGATAACTTGTAAGCTTCGAGGGCAATCAACCAAACCTGTGATAAATCGtatctttttttcctaaggaCCGTTTGTTACGCAGATACCTGTTACACTAATACTTGAACTTGTATCTCGTGGTATTTGCTGTCTTTTAACTCGTCATAATATTCTTACATTTTAGTTACCCTTTTGGAATCTGATAGGTGAGTGgggtgtgtgggtgtatgtgtgagTGAAATGGTTCCCAGATGGATGTAAGAAAAccattttttataaaattgtgactttttaagaaaacaaaactgtctaccttttttccatttatagagtcAACAAGCTGCTCAGGGTATATTGTGTCGCCGGGGCACTGATAACACCTGCTtccatcaataaatattatcaaAACACAGCGCACCTAGGTACAGAGCCTCCCTGAAACTTCTAATGCTTTTATTAACCTTGGTGGCAGATGTTAGTGATTTGTGTTCCAGGGTCATGAGCAAAGGTTTAAACATGAGAAGAAAATACTTTGACTGCTTCTCTTGGGACCTCTGTGTGCTGGCGACGTCCTGTTCTGCAGGTTAACGGCCGGGCTTGGTTTCCGGGGACTAATGGTCTCCGTCCCCCAGGAGGCTGAGTTCCGGTTTGGCTTCTGCCACGTCTCGCCAGTAAGGGAGCagcagaggcagggaagagaCTCTCTTCTCTATCAGTGGCCAAAGATGGGTGAACAAAAACTCATTTCCTTTTGGTGATAAATGTAGTCCATCTGACAGATAGGAAGAAAAGTCCTGTAAGGGAAGAAAACTCAGTCAAGGTGTGCACGGGGCTCCCAGCTGTGGCCGCAGCCGGCAGGTCACCAGCCCCAGGCCAGCAGTCTCCTGGGGCTGCGTTAGCTGGGTAAGCGCTCACACACCCTTTGTGGAGGCTTCGTAAAACCTCACACCATTAATAAGTACCTGAGCAGAAACGTCCTTCCAGGTCATCAGAAGGCAGGCGAGGCTTACCAAGTGAATACGGTACATTAATCAACATAAAAAAATTGTCCAAAGAGCTCAGGGCCCAGTGTGTGAGACTGTTTGTTTTTGACTCTTAGTTAAGTTAACAGGCACGTTATCAGGTGCAGAGATTTTGTACCATCCAGCCAAGAGTCCAGTCCCTCCCACGCCCTGATGCCAGGAGCACCTGCGGTTAGAGCCCTGCCTCCTTTGGGGAAGAACCTTTTCCATCCACTAGCGCGCGCCCGTCCCTGTTGGAACCTGGGTGCCAGCTAGCTCGTGACTACAGACCAGTCTTCTCTcgggccttagttttctcatctctgcTGTTTTAGATCAGATGATCATTAAGGGAGACCTTCCCAGTTCTAGACCCTTGATATGTTAAGGCTAAAAGGACTTTCTGAGAGTCACTAGCCCAGTTCTCTGCAATTTCCTTTCCTCAGCAGCGTAACTTTTCTAAACCATACTTAAAATTTGTTAACAGGCAAAGCAGTGAATTTAACTTTCCTCTGGCTCCATAATATGAAACAGCCTGGATGTTCTTAAATATGAACCatttcttgcttatttatttcacaaCATGCCAGTTCCTGTTATGGGGCCCCTAGAATATGATGCCAACCACTAAGTGTGGGTGAGGAGCCAGGCCAAGCAAGGTGCCGGGTCTGCAGGCTGTCCTGgagcctctcctcccctccatccGCTCCATCCCAACTTTTCTGTTCTATTTGGTGAAAGGAGCAACTATCTCACCTACTCAGAGCGTTCCAGGCAGACAGCACACAGCTGGGCCACTTCTGTGAGATCCTACTCACCCTGACAGGACCGAGCCAGCCACTGTACCTGACCGTCCTTCTGCATCAGGGTCCACAGGTCAAGTGCGTCAATCCCACAGTCTTGGGCTACTTGTAAGCAGGCCCTGGCATATTCACCAACAACCATGTTCAGGCGATTTAATTTGCAACCTATTGAGAGGAGAGAAAATGCAGGTGAAAACTGATAAACCCAAGTACTGGGCTTTGTGTGAGTTCTACTACCTGGAGGGTTTCTCAGTTCGAGGAATCAGGCGTGTGCTTACAGACCAAAGCGGGCCAACCTCGGGGCTGGGGACCCAAGGACGGGCCTCACAGGGCACCAGTGTGCTGCTCTACCAACCAGCACAGAGCCGGGGGCCACGGGATGAGGGAAACACGGAGGGCATTTAGAGGACACCAAATGGACGCAGAGACAGGAAGGACGGGGGGTGCCGATGTGCTTGGTGAGAATGCAGGCCAGAGGCGAACAGAGTTGGGCTGGTGGCTGTGAGGGGTTCTCTGGAGAGGGATGCTGGGCCGAGACCCctgaatttttatatgtaatgAGGAGCCACCGCCATAGAGTGGAAAAGTCACTTGTAGACTTTGAACCAGGGAAGGGTTGAGCCCGAAGGGACCACAGAGGTCACTCAGGCCAGCCTGGGGGTCATCAACCCTTCTCTGCGTAGGGCTGGACAAGACACTTCAGGCTTTGCAGGTAACTAGTCAATCTGCTGTCAAGGCTCAAAAGTGGCCACAGACCATATGCCTGGCTGTCGTCCAATAAAACTATTTGCTGTAGCCAGTGGGGCACAGTTTACCCACCTCCAGTGCAGTGCGGGGTTCTCAACCTTAGGTACAGCAGGGTGACCTGGGGGACGCACGGGGCTCCGCCCTGGGGCTCtgcttcagtaggtctgggaagaatccaagaatctgcatttctaccaAGTCCCCAGGTGATGCTACCTGCTAACCGTGGACCCCAGGAGAACATGTGTGCTCTGATGGCTTGTAAACCTGGCTGAAACTAGAGTAAAAAACGTCTCTCACCAGGACTCATCACACACACATCTACATGAGTGACAGTCTCCCAAGACATGTCCACTGCATGCCAGATACGGATTTTTCTAATCTATtacagttcatttaaaaaatgttacataACTCACTTGGCTTCATGCTCCACAAGTGGGCTGTGACCTGCCACGTGAGTAGTGCTGAGTTCTGGCCGGCACACCTCTGCTCGTCCAGGCTTCGCATGAATGTCCCTGCGATGACACTACCTCACCAGCGACCCCTGATGCAGGGAGGAACCCTCTTGTGACCTAAAGTTGCCTTGGATGACGCCCTTGGGGAGGGGTCCTCCATCTGCCCTCTGGAGCTAACAGCAGGGCATTTCGTCCTCTTTCTGTGCCAGCATCCTTCAAACGTCTGCTGACAGCTGGCCCTGCTCCCTCACTAGCCCAGTAAGCTCGGTTCTAGTCACTTCTGCATCCTGAGCACCCGGCCAGGTCCTGGTGGAGCACGTACAGGTGCAAAGATGAACAGTTTGTGGGGATAAAAGTGACGCCGACGGTAGCGAGGCAGAAGCCTGGAGCGGGTGAGCCTAGGCACTGCCTCCAGTTGCTCAACCACAGGGACATGGTGGCAGCCTCGCACTGGGGCGCCTCTGGGCCAGGGACCTGCAGAGGAGCCTTTGCTCTGGGGTGAGAGGCCCCACTGCGGAGGGAGGATCACAGGTGAGGCGAGGCAGTGGAGAAAGCGCCACAACCAGACAGAATGAGCAAAGTGACCAGCGGCGGGCACCTCCCACTGCTGGGAAGTCAGGCAGACGCCCCGGTGCGGACGTCCGTGTCTGGGTGCGCACACCCCGAGCCTCAGCACCGGGCGGGCTGCAGTTCATTGGGCTGCTCGGCCTGATTCTCAGTGGCTTCGTGTGCACCTTGGAGTCAGGCAAATACAAAGCAGCCAATCCCAGGCCAGGGGGCTGACTCATCCCACGCAAGAATCCCCTTTCTTTGTCAAAAGTTCTCAGGTGGGACATGAGGGGAGTGCTCCTCTAACTGTGTTAACTGAAAGCCAACGAATGTGGATTCACCCACCCTTGAGAACCAGAGGCGCACAGGCTGGAGGCCAGCGTCTGGGGGCCCACCCAAGGGGCCCACGTCCAGGAGCCCTGCTCACCTTGCTGGAGGCACTCCTGTTCCCACGCGGCCTCACAGAGCGGGGACGGTGTGATGAGGACGAGCCTGCTCTCAGGCACGTCCACGGACTTCAGGTACTGCACCATGCTCTTCAAGTTCGCAACGTACTCCTCCAGGGGGACGTGCTGCTTGGGGTTCTCGTCTGTTTGGGAGGAATGTGGATGCTTCAGCCCGAGGGCAGGATTGTTATGTGGACGACAGGGAGATAAATGCACCTGCAGGTGTGCAGAACTCATGATGGGGCCGGGGCTGTACAGCACCAAGGACAGAAGAGTTCAAGTACATGGTGCTTCATAAAACGGGCTTCAGAGGCCCTGGCTCGGGGCCTTGCAAGCGCTCTCGTCTTTCTCCTCTAGTGGTCCTATGGTTGTTAATCGACCAGCCTACACTCGCAAGGAAAGAAGAGCCTGGGCTGCACAGTGAGATGGCCCAGATACCACCAGCCTGGCTTTGTCACCGACCAGCCTTGTGCCCCTGGACAAATGACCAACCTTTCTGATCAATCTTTTCCTCGCTGGTGAAATGAGGACGATGACAGGGTCTGCCCTGGAGGGTTGCTGTGACAGTTATATCAGCAAAGTGTGCGAGGCACTTAGAGCATCGGGCCTGCCACAGAGCAAGCTCTCAGCACATAAACTAGGCAACAGCTCTTCAGCTGCAAAGGATTATTTCTAGACGGGCTCGCACGCGAGAATCCTAAGGCTGACTGCAGGCCATTTGCAAACTAC
The genomic region above belongs to Vicugna pacos chromosome 15, VicPac4, whole genome shotgun sequence and contains:
- the IAH1 gene encoding isoamyl acetate-hydrolyzing esterase 1 homolog isoform X2, whose protein sequence is MALCEAVSCGSSLLWPRVLLFGDSITQFSFQQGGWGASLADKLVRKCDVLNRGFSGYNTRWAKIILPRLIRKGTSLDTPVAVTIFFGANDSALKDENPKQHVPLEEYVANLKSMVQYLKSVDVPESRLVLITPSPLCEAAWEQECLQQGCKLNRLNMVVGEYARACLQVAQDCGIDALDLWTLMQKDGQDFSSYLSDGLHLSPKGNEFLFTHLWPLIEKRVSSLPLLLPYWRDVAEAKPELSLLGDGDH
- the IAH1 gene encoding isoamyl acetate-hydrolyzing esterase 1 homolog isoform X1; this translates as MTSWSAKDRRSWSSRGKTRRLVTGRRHTRGCWAAQAPPISLLPRLPAARPLQDIRPGPASRPPVPWRCVRRCLAGARCSGLGCCSSETPSPRKCDVLNRGFSGYNTRWAKIILPRLIRKGTSLDTPVAVTIFFGANDSALKDENPKQHVPLEEYVANLKSMVQYLKSVDVPESRLVLITPSPLCEAAWEQECLQQGCKLNRLNMVVGEYARACLQVAQDCGIDALDLWTLMQKDGQDFSSYLSDGLHLSPKGNEFLFTHLWPLIEKRVSSLPLLLPYWRDVAEAKPELSLLGDGDH